From the genome of Pseudomonadota bacterium, one region includes:
- a CDS encoding co-chaperone GroES, translating to MNIRPLQDRIIVKRLEEEEKTKGGIIIPDAAKEKPMQGEVVAAGKGKVGDDGKVNPLDVKVGDKILFGKYAGTEVKLDGEEYLIMREDDVLGVLN from the coding sequence ATGAATATCAGACCGTTACAGGATCGAATCATTGTCAAACGGCTCGAAGAGGAAGAAAAAACCAAAGGTGGCATTATCATTCCCGATGCGGCCAAGGAAAAGCCGATGCAGGGTGAAGTTGTCGCCGCCGGGAAGGGTAAAGTGGGCGATGACGGCAAAGTCAATCCCCTGGATGTCAAGGTCGGCGACAAGATTCTTTTCGGCAAGTATGCCGGCACCGAAGTCAAGCTGGATGGCGAAGAGTATCTGATCATGCGTGAAGACG
- the selD gene encoding selenide, water dikinase SelD: protein MKDKVPQGRVRLSTLSAASGUAAKIGPSELADVLKELALPVDERLLVGFEGADDAGVFKLDDNRALVQTVDFFTPMVDDPFLFGQIAAANAFSDVYAMGGQPLTAMNLVAFPIKCLDAAILRRILAGGLNKIAEAKAVLAGGHSIDDPEIKYGLSVTGEVHPDRIWRNLGAQAGDALLLTKPLGNGVLATALKADFVGEDEIRPALEWMAKLNLLPPETQAHPWRRAVRACTDVTGFGLVGHLAEMVSDNRVGVAVELACLPFLEAAEKLCGLGLFPEGGHRNRNYFAPRLRGAERVDPVLRDLLFDPQTSGGLLLAVAAAEAAEVARCFNALGAGCWSVGRFTEDHPGCIVLI, encoded by the coding sequence ATGAAAGATAAAGTACCGCAGGGCCGGGTCAGGCTGTCAACCCTTTCCGCAGCCTCCGGTTGAGCTGCGAAGATCGGTCCGTCGGAGCTGGCGGACGTGTTGAAAGAGTTGGCTTTGCCGGTGGATGAGCGCCTTCTGGTCGGTTTCGAGGGCGCCGATGACGCCGGGGTTTTTAAACTGGACGACAACCGCGCCCTGGTTCAGACCGTCGATTTTTTCACGCCGATGGTCGACGATCCCTTTCTTTTCGGCCAGATCGCGGCGGCCAACGCTTTCAGCGATGTCTACGCGATGGGGGGGCAGCCGCTGACGGCGATGAACCTGGTCGCTTTTCCGATCAAATGTCTCGATGCCGCGATTTTGCGCCGGATTCTGGCCGGGGGCCTGAATAAGATTGCCGAGGCCAAAGCCGTGCTCGCCGGTGGACACAGTATCGACGACCCGGAGATTAAATATGGTTTGTCGGTGACGGGTGAAGTTCATCCGGATAGGATCTGGCGTAATCTCGGTGCTCAGGCCGGAGATGCTCTGCTGCTGACCAAACCCTTGGGTAACGGGGTGCTGGCGACGGCGTTGAAAGCTGATTTTGTGGGCGAGGATGAGATTCGTCCGGCCCTGGAGTGGATGGCGAAATTAAACCTTCTGCCCCCGGAAACGCAGGCCCATCCCTGGCGGCGCGCGGTGCGGGCCTGCACCGATGTCACCGGTTTCGGCTTGGTCGGACATCTGGCCGAGATGGTGTCCGACAACCGGGTCGGGGTCGCGGTTGAACTGGCGTGTTTGCCTTTTCTCGAAGCGGCGGAGAAGCTTTGCGGTCTGGGGCTTTTCCCGGAAGGCGGGCACCGTAATCGTAATTATTTTGCCCCTCGTCTGCGGGGCGCGGAGCGGGTGGATCCCGTGTTGCGCGATTTACTGTTCGACCCTCAGACCTCGGGCGGGTTGCTGCTGGCGGTGGCTGCGGCCGAAGCCGCGGAGGTGGCGCGGTGCTTTAACGCGCTTGGGGCCGGTTGCTGGTCGGTGGGGCGTTTCACCGAGGATCATCCGGGTTGTATCGTTCTCATATGA
- a CDS encoding U32 family peptidase, translated as MKTLPHEIRGASPELSRKIPELLAPVGNFETFMAALDAGADAIYLGLKKFSARARAENFTLADLELMTGFAQRRGVKVFVALNTLIRNDELSEIYRTLAALSRSGVDAVIVQDLGLTQILRRDFPEIPIHLSTQLAIHNAAGVERMAGLGCRRVVLGRELTLAEIGQIAATTAIELECFVFGALCLSVAGLCQFSSFYGGQSANRGRCAQPCRRLYRHGGKEDYLLSPSDFNALDFLPELVRLGIASCKIEGRMKGSQYVRVAVGVFRRALDEIKAEGELSPARCRGLHAELVEAYARPTTTANLSGRYSTTIIEPGRVASNGVVLGKLRRAQPEPGSGSGMRVRLRTARQLESGDRLKIISPGRDGRDNSFTLRQAPCLEQKGVREGARMLSLTVPFACRVGDLLVKVGSRDQYGRRGGAWYRQQLVAERGPEPVQAQARSFAARLPAWLSEDRAEKDEVAARAPAAHSAPSWLIKLADWTGAQAFLRRPGRRVALELNGRVWAAIAGRERECFRRYPELEWSLPPLAYPGREAELRANLSRLVRAGFRRFHLNGLDQLEAFSALTSSRDDFCLATGPFLHAANQAAIDFYAEQGFSLVHLTAELDEKSLRSLKPAPGVGLAQSVFAFIPLLLTRIPLPLERRERKFFSRRREEILAVSRDGLTVLVAGAPFSLLNLAESRLNSSLSLKIIDLTWAPADFDLSRFHKPHRFHLDDLSLTSYNFPLEWQ; from the coding sequence ATGAAGACCCTGCCGCATGAAATTCGGGGCGCAAGTCCTGAACTGAGCCGGAAAATTCCGGAGCTGCTGGCCCCGGTAGGTAATTTTGAAACCTTCATGGCGGCGCTTGATGCCGGTGCCGACGCCATCTATCTGGGCTTAAAGAAGTTTTCGGCCCGAGCTCGGGCAGAGAACTTCACCCTGGCCGATCTGGAGCTGATGACCGGCTTCGCCCAGCGCCGCGGGGTCAAGGTGTTCGTCGCTCTGAATACCCTGATTCGTAACGATGAACTTTCCGAAATCTATCGCACCCTGGCCGCGCTTTCCCGCAGCGGAGTCGATGCCGTCATTGTTCAGGATCTGGGGTTGACGCAAATCCTGCGCCGTGATTTTCCCGAAATTCCGATTCATCTTTCAACCCAGCTCGCGATTCATAACGCGGCCGGGGTTGAGCGCATGGCCGGTCTGGGCTGCAGGCGAGTGGTTCTGGGTCGGGAATTGACCCTTGCCGAAATCGGGCAAATCGCCGCCACGACTGCGATCGAGCTGGAGTGCTTCGTTTTCGGTGCCCTCTGTCTCTCGGTTGCCGGACTCTGTCAGTTCAGCAGTTTTTACGGCGGCCAGAGCGCCAATCGCGGGCGTTGCGCTCAGCCTTGCCGGCGTCTCTATCGGCATGGCGGCAAGGAAGATTATCTCCTTTCGCCGTCCGATTTCAATGCCCTCGATTTTCTTCCCGAACTGGTGCGGCTGGGCATTGCTTCATGTAAAATAGAAGGCCGGATGAAGGGTTCGCAGTACGTTCGGGTGGCGGTCGGGGTTTTTCGCCGGGCCCTGGATGAGATTAAAGCTGAAGGCGAACTTTCTCCGGCTCGTTGCCGAGGTTTGCACGCCGAGTTAGTGGAGGCCTACGCTCGGCCGACGACGACGGCCAATCTCAGTGGGCGTTACTCGACGACGATCATCGAACCCGGACGGGTGGCAAGTAACGGAGTGGTTCTCGGCAAACTGCGGCGCGCTCAGCCCGAGCCCGGTTCGGGGTCGGGGATGCGAGTTCGGCTGCGAACAGCTCGGCAACTGGAGAGCGGCGACCGGTTGAAAATAATTTCTCCGGGTCGGGACGGGCGGGATAATTCCTTTACCCTCAGACAAGCGCCCTGTCTGGAGCAGAAAGGCGTCCGGGAAGGCGCCCGCATGCTTTCCTTGACGGTGCCTTTTGCCTGTCGGGTCGGAGATCTGCTGGTGAAGGTCGGCAGCCGGGATCAGTATGGTCGGCGGGGAGGGGCCTGGTATCGCCAGCAACTGGTCGCTGAACGTGGTCCTGAACCGGTTCAGGCTCAGGCACGGTCGTTTGCGGCTCGACTGCCGGCCTGGCTGTCGGAGGACCGGGCCGAAAAGGATGAGGTGGCGGCCAGGGCTCCGGCGGCGCACTCGGCGCCTTCCTGGCTGATCAAACTGGCGGACTGGACGGGAGCCCAGGCGTTTTTGCGCCGGCCAGGACGGCGGGTGGCGCTGGAACTCAACGGCCGGGTTTGGGCCGCGATCGCCGGTCGGGAAAGGGAGTGCTTTCGGCGTTATCCGGAGCTGGAGTGGTCTCTGCCGCCGCTGGCCTATCCCGGGCGGGAAGCCGAGTTGCGAGCAAATCTGAGTCGGCTGGTTCGGGCCGGTTTTCGTCGTTTTCATCTCAATGGTCTGGATCAGCTCGAGGCTTTCAGCGCGTTGACAAGCTCGAGGGATGATTTTTGTCTGGCGACCGGCCCCTTTCTCCACGCCGCCAACCAGGCGGCCATCGACTTTTATGCCGAGCAGGGTTTTTCCCTGGTGCATTTGACTGCCGAACTTGATGAAAAAAGTCTGCGTTCGCTTAAGCCTGCACCGGGTGTCGGTCTGGCCCAGAGCGTCTTTGCTTTTATTCCGCTGTTGCTGACCAGGATTCCGCTGCCTCTGGAACGGCGCGAAAGGAAATTCTTTTCTCGCCGCCGCGAAGAGATCTTGGCGGTCAGCCGAGATGGTCTGACCGTCCTGGTCGCGGGAGCGCCGTTTTCCTTGCTCAATCTGGCCGAGTCTCGCCTGAATTCGAGCCTGAGTCTGAAAATTATCGATCTGACTTGGGCCCCAGCCGATTTTGACCTGAGCCGTTTTCATAAACCTCATCGTTTTCATCTCGACGACCTGTCCTTGACCAGCTATAACTTTCCCCTGGAATGGCAGTAA